A region from the Pelagovum pacificum genome encodes:
- a CDS encoding alpha/beta fold hydrolase: MSIRRGPTRRGPGVALTEVEIDLPRDWSDPEGETIQVFLREACDPERVSEDLPLLLFLQGGPGGKAPRPGIGDPPWLYEAMKHYRVLLLDQRGTGRSSPVTGARMGAMSGPEGADYLASFSTDSIVRDCEQIRKDIYGGRRWSTLGQSYGGFLTLHYLSVAPDALTECFVTGGLAGIEATADDVYRRTYPRVLAKNERFSRRYPDAVERAGRIADLIATHEPQLPDGDRLSVRRFQLLGLDFGMAPGFENVMWAMDEAFDSFAPTGLSETFLSQVMALTSFSGNPLFVTLQESIYAQNGAITGWAAERQREAVPQVDPAARPLCFTGEMMFPWMFEEIRALRPFRAAAEALAQRPLHRKLYDLERLASAEVPVAAVIYHDDMYVDAELSLATAASLGDCRTWVTNTYEHDGLRRDPAVFRRLRELIARAPR, encoded by the coding sequence ATGAGCATCCGTCGTGGTCCCACCCGCCGTGGCCCGGGCGTCGCGCTGACCGAAGTCGAGATTGATCTGCCGCGCGACTGGTCGGACCCCGAGGGCGAAACGATTCAGGTATTCTTGCGCGAAGCCTGCGATCCGGAGCGGGTCTCCGAAGATCTGCCGCTGCTGCTGTTTCTGCAGGGGGGGCCAGGGGGCAAGGCTCCGCGGCCCGGTATTGGCGACCCGCCCTGGTTATACGAGGCGATGAAACACTATCGCGTGCTGCTTCTCGATCAGCGGGGCACCGGGCGCTCCAGTCCTGTGACGGGTGCTCGAATGGGCGCCATGTCAGGCCCTGAGGGAGCGGACTACCTCGCCAGCTTCTCGACCGACTCGATCGTACGCGACTGTGAGCAGATCCGGAAAGACATCTACGGTGGTCGGCGATGGTCGACGCTTGGACAGAGTTACGGTGGATTCCTGACCCTGCATTACCTGTCTGTCGCGCCGGACGCGCTGACGGAGTGCTTCGTCACCGGAGGACTTGCCGGGATCGAGGCCACGGCGGACGATGTCTATCGCCGAACCTATCCGCGTGTCCTGGCCAAGAACGAGCGGTTCAGCCGCCGCTATCCTGACGCCGTCGAGCGGGCAGGGCGGATTGCAGACTTGATTGCCACGCATGAACCGCAGCTGCCCGACGGCGACCGGCTATCTGTACGGCGTTTTCAGTTGCTTGGGTTGGATTTCGGCATGGCGCCGGGCTTCGAGAATGTCATGTGGGCGATGGATGAGGCCTTCGATTCCTTCGCGCCGACCGGGCTTTCGGAAACATTTCTGTCGCAGGTCATGGCGTTGACCTCCTTCTCGGGAAATCCGCTGTTCGTGACGCTGCAGGAAAGTATCTATGCCCAGAACGGCGCCATCACGGGCTGGGCGGCCGAGCGCCAACGGGAAGCTGTTCCGCAGGTTGACCCTGCCGCGCGTCCGCTCTGCTTTACCGGCGAGATGATGTTCCCCTGGATGTTCGAGGAAATCCGCGCGTTGCGACCATTCCGTGCCGCTGCTGAAGCTCTGGCGCAGCGGCCGCTTCATCGGAAACTCTACGATCTGGAACGACTGGCCTCAGCCGAGGTGCCGGTGGCCGCCGTCATCTACCATGACGACATGTATGTTGACGCGGAGCTCTCACTGGCCACGGCAGCATCGCTTGGCGACTGCCGCACCTGGGTTACGAATACCTATGAACATGATGGGCTGCGCCGAGATCCTGCCGTCTTCCGAAGATTGCGCGAACTGATCGCACGAGCACCCCGCTGA
- a CDS encoding ABC transporter ATP-binding protein has protein sequence MATLQLENLIKMYGSTRVVHGINLEIEDKEFVVFVGPSGCGKSTTLRMVAGLEHISGGRIRIDDKVVNRVAPGRRDIAMVFQNYALYPHMSVGENLAFCLQQRGTPKGEVSEKVSQAAETLRITNLLDRRPSQLSGGQRQRVAMGRAIVREPKVFLFDEPLSNLDAKLRVQMRSEIKRLQRILPTTTVYVTHDQTEAMTMADRVVVMNGGHIEQVGRPLDLYERPQTTFVAGFIGSPPMNLLPGRLSGSGDRVGIELETGQTLPLSGAVKAGLAAAPTAEVVLGIRPEAISLSPNGDHSVPLSVVLDEVEPLGIETLAYGSLGETLLCARLGADQFPASGSEATLHLDMNRAMLFDAKSTRALG, from the coding sequence ATGGCGACACTTCAGTTGGAGAACCTGATCAAGATGTACGGCTCGACTCGGGTCGTGCATGGCATCAACCTGGAGATCGAGGACAAGGAGTTCGTTGTTTTCGTTGGGCCATCGGGCTGTGGCAAGTCCACGACGCTGCGGATGGTGGCGGGGCTTGAGCATATCTCCGGCGGCCGCATCCGGATTGACGACAAGGTGGTCAATCGGGTCGCTCCGGGCCGCCGCGACATCGCCATGGTGTTCCAGAACTACGCGCTTTACCCGCATATGTCCGTGGGAGAAAATCTTGCATTCTGTTTGCAGCAGCGTGGGACCCCGAAGGGCGAGGTCTCTGAGAAAGTCTCTCAAGCAGCTGAAACCCTGCGCATCACCAACTTGCTAGACCGCCGCCCCAGCCAGCTGTCGGGGGGACAGCGACAGCGGGTGGCCATGGGCCGTGCCATCGTGCGCGAGCCCAAGGTGTTCCTTTTCGATGAGCCGCTGTCGAACCTCGATGCCAAGCTGCGCGTCCAGATGCGCTCGGAAATCAAACGCCTCCAGCGGATCCTGCCCACGACGACAGTATATGTGACTCACGATCAGACCGAGGCGATGACCATGGCTGACCGTGTCGTCGTGATGAATGGGGGGCATATCGAACAGGTGGGACGGCCTCTCGATCTCTACGAGCGCCCGCAAACGACGTTTGTCGCGGGCTTCATCGGTTCGCCACCGATGAACCTGTTGCCGGGGCGGCTCAGTGGCTCAGGCGACCGGGTCGGAATTGAACTGGAGACGGGGCAGACGCTGCCCCTTTCTGGTGCGGTTAAGGCGGGGCTTGCCGCTGCGCCGACGGCCGAGGTGGTGCTGGGCATTCGGCCCGAAGCCATCTCGCTTTCTCCGAACGGCGATCACTCAGTGCCGCTCTCGGTCGTGCTCGACGAGGTCGAGCCGCTCGGCATCGAGACCCTCGCGTATGGTAGCTTGGGCGAGACACTGCTCTGTGCGCGGCTCGGAGCCGACCAGTTTCCTGCCAGCGGTAGCGAGGCGACACTTCATCTGGATATGAACCGCGCCATGCTTTTCGACGCCAAGAGCACTCGAGCGCTGGGATGA
- a CDS encoding glycoside hydrolase family 127 protein encodes MNNHVRPQRADSRHVPVDHAKVSFESGFWKSWHDTVRDVTVPTQYKRLDEEKFLEVLDFKSPPGPLARPIQPSGLSMQHFFDSDFGKWIEAASYMLKYRRDPDIEEKIDGIVARLEEGQLPDGYLNSWFIRREPENRWTNLRDLHEMYSMGHLLEGAIAYFEATGKRRFLEVMIRCVEHIIDTFGTEEGKLRGYDAHEEIEIALIKLYRLTGEEKYLKQASYFVDERGQTPSYYDAEARARGEEPDDYIFETYAYSQAHKPVREQEEVEGHAVRATYLFAAMTDLAHETADDSLRDALEKLFDHLTSKLLYVTGGIGSSKDNEGFTREFDLPNETAYAETCASVALGFWTYRMAQTRLDARYTDILELVAYNGALSGIARDGEHYFYENPLESHGQHRRWKWHYCPCCPTNIARFIASIGSYHYSTTETEIAVHLYSENAATVTVGARDVQLRQTTNYPWDAEITLQVDPEEPVEFGLCLRIPGWCRTPSVTVNGEEVALGPVTTNGYARIARTWSPGDTVKLQLPMPVERLYAHPDATENAGRVALKRGPVVYCVEEVDNGIAPQRLVLSSEDAIEADFRSDLLGGATVLHGPARSIDSGGWDGQLYSRTPPREVPATFTAVPYHLWANREAGGMLVWMMER; translated from the coding sequence ATGAATAATCATGTCAGGCCCCAGCGGGCCGACTCCCGTCACGTGCCGGTCGACCACGCCAAGGTCAGCTTTGAGAGTGGCTTCTGGAAGAGCTGGCACGACACGGTACGCGACGTGACCGTGCCCACGCAGTACAAGCGGCTGGACGAAGAGAAATTCCTCGAAGTGCTGGACTTCAAGTCGCCGCCCGGTCCGCTGGCCCGGCCGATCCAGCCGTCCGGCCTGTCGATGCAGCACTTCTTCGACAGCGATTTCGGCAAGTGGATCGAAGCGGCGTCCTACATGCTGAAGTACCGCCGCGACCCGGACATCGAAGAAAAGATCGACGGTATCGTCGCTCGTCTCGAAGAGGGGCAACTGCCCGACGGCTATCTGAATTCGTGGTTCATCCGGCGCGAGCCCGAGAACCGTTGGACGAACCTGCGCGACCTGCACGAGATGTACTCGATGGGGCACTTGCTGGAAGGCGCGATCGCCTACTTCGAGGCCACTGGCAAGCGCCGTTTCCTGGAGGTGATGATCCGCTGCGTCGAGCATATCATCGACACCTTCGGCACCGAGGAAGGCAAGCTGCGCGGCTATGACGCCCACGAAGAGATCGAGATCGCCCTGATCAAGCTCTATCGGCTGACGGGGGAAGAGAAGTACCTCAAGCAGGCCTCCTACTTCGTCGATGAGCGCGGGCAAACACCCTCATATTACGACGCAGAGGCGCGGGCGCGGGGCGAGGAACCAGACGACTATATCTTTGAGACTTACGCCTACAGCCAGGCCCACAAGCCGGTACGAGAACAGGAAGAGGTCGAAGGCCACGCCGTTCGTGCCACCTATCTCTTTGCCGCGATGACCGACCTTGCGCACGAGACTGCCGACGACAGCCTCCGCGACGCACTCGAAAAGCTCTTCGATCACCTGACGTCCAAGTTGCTGTATGTGACAGGTGGCATCGGTTCTTCGAAGGACAACGAGGGCTTCACCCGGGAATTCGATCTCCCGAACGAGACGGCCTATGCAGAGACCTGTGCCTCTGTCGCGCTGGGTTTCTGGACCTATCGCATGGCCCAGACGCGGCTGGATGCGCGCTATACCGACATCCTCGAGTTGGTTGCCTACAATGGCGCGCTGTCGGGTATCGCCCGCGACGGCGAACATTACTTCTACGAGAACCCGTTGGAGAGCCACGGCCAGCACCGCCGCTGGAAATGGCACTATTGCCCGTGCTGCCCCACGAACATCGCGCGCTTCATCGCCTCGATCGGCTCCTACCACTACAGCACGACCGAGACCGAAATCGCGGTGCATCTGTATTCGGAGAATGCGGCAACGGTTACTGTCGGCGCGCGCGACGTGCAGTTGCGCCAGACGACCAACTATCCGTGGGACGCGGAGATCACGCTTCAAGTCGATCCCGAAGAGCCTGTCGAGTTTGGCCTTTGTCTGCGCATTCCCGGCTGGTGCCGCACCCCGAGCGTGACGGTCAACGGGGAAGAGGTCGCGCTCGGCCCTGTGACGACGAACGGCTACGCGCGCATCGCCCGCACCTGGTCGCCGGGCGACACCGTTAAACTGCAACTTCCGATGCCGGTCGAACGTCTCTACGCCCATCCCGATGCGACGGAGAATGCCGGCCGGGTCGCGCTGAAGCGAGGTCCCGTCGTCTACTGCGTGGAAGAGGTCGACAACGGCATCGCCCCTCAGCGGCTCGTGCTTTCCTCCGAAGACGCAATCGAAGCCGACTTCCGGTCTGATCTTCTGGGCGGCGCCACGGTGCTACATGGACCGGCCCGGTCAATCGACAGCGGAGGCTGGGACGGCCAGCTCTATTCCCGCACGCCCCCACGTGAGGTGCCTGCGACTTTCACGGCGGTGCCCTACCACTTGTGGGCCAACCGCGAGGCCGGCGGCATGCTGGTCTGGATGATGGAGCGCTGA
- a CDS encoding carbohydrate ABC transporter permease → MTDATLNDDAGELNPVPATDYLWRAIYIIAGFFIAAIFLMPIVWSISNSFKLPAETLSNPARLIPENFSLQNYRNLDTVGDGVLSFVGNSLYLAVGTVVVTLLISVPAGYGFSKFRFPGQNVLFIAILATMMIPFQSILTPLFLILVKLRLANTLNGLVLVYVTFQLPFSIFMMRNAFDAVPKALIESARIDGASQWSLMRRITLPLALPGVATVAMFAFLNSWNEFLAALIFLSQEEKFSLPVMLVNVTTGIRGLIDWGALQAGITLTMVPCILLFLALQRYYVRGLVAGAVK, encoded by the coding sequence ATGACTGACGCAACCCTCAACGACGATGCAGGCGAGTTGAACCCGGTGCCGGCGACGGACTACCTGTGGCGGGCTATCTACATCATAGCCGGCTTCTTCATCGCGGCCATCTTCCTGATGCCGATCGTCTGGTCGATCTCGAACTCCTTCAAGCTTCCGGCCGAGACGCTGTCCAACCCCGCCCGGCTGATCCCGGAGAACTTCTCCCTCCAGAACTACCGGAACCTCGATACGGTGGGGGACGGGGTGCTCAGCTTCGTTGGCAACTCGCTCTACCTTGCGGTCGGGACGGTGGTCGTGACGCTGCTGATTTCGGTGCCGGCGGGCTATGGCTTCTCCAAGTTCCGCTTCCCGGGGCAGAATGTCCTCTTCATCGCGATCCTGGCGACGATGATGATCCCGTTCCAGTCGATCCTGACGCCGCTCTTCCTGATCCTCGTGAAGCTGAGGCTGGCCAACACGCTCAACGGTCTGGTGCTGGTCTACGTAACTTTTCAGTTGCCCTTCTCGATCTTCATGATGCGCAACGCCTTCGACGCGGTGCCGAAGGCCCTGATCGAAAGCGCCAGAATCGACGGTGCCAGCCAGTGGTCGCTGATGCGGCGGATCACACTGCCGCTGGCGCTGCCGGGCGTGGCAACCGTTGCGATGTTCGCGTTCCTCAATTCTTGGAACGAGTTTCTCGCAGCGCTGATCTTCCTTAGCCAGGAAGAGAAATTCTCACTGCCAGTCATGCTGGTAAACGTCACAACGGGCATCCGAGGTCTGATCGATTGGGGCGCACTGCAGGCCGGCATCACGCTGACCATGGTGCCCTGCATCCTGCTCTTCCTCGCCCTTCAACGCTACTATGTGCGCGGCCTTGTCGCCGGCGCCGTCAAATAG